Within Pseudomonas sp. LBUM920, the genomic segment GTAGTACAGGGAGATGTTGCCGTCGTCGACGTACCAGTCGGGCAACACCCGCACCACCGCACCGCTGTCCAGAAACGGCACGGCCATCGGCATGCTCACCAGCGCAATGCCCAGGCCTTGAGCGCTGGCGCAGCAGGCGGCTTCGGAGTCGCTCATGGTCATGCGCGGTTTGAGCACCAGCGGGCGTTGTTCACGGTCCGGGCCGGTGAGTTGCCAGGTGCGCACGCGGCCGGTTTGCGGCGAGCGGATCAGGATGCCCAGGCACCGCGATAAATCTTCGGGCGCGTGCACCGGCAGGCGTCGCGCCAGGTAATCCGGCGAGGCCACCAGCACTCGATGCGCGGGGCTCAGCTTGCGCGCCACCACGCCCTGGGGCAGTTCAAAACCACCGCCGATGGCAGCGTCGAAGCCTTGACCGATCAGGTCGACCTGACGGTTATCGAAATGCCAATCCGGGCTGATGTCCGGAAAGCGCCGCATAAACTCCGCCAGCAGCGGCACCACATAACGATTGCCGAACACCGTGCCCATGCTGACTTTAAGCGTGCCCACCGGCCGCCCTTCGGCGCTGGC encodes:
- a CDS encoding LysR family transcriptional regulator, yielding MESFGSIECFVRSAEGGSFAEAARHLSLTPAAVGKSVAKLEARLGVRLFQRSTRRLTLTEAGKLFLEEVSGSLTTIQNAVANLASAEGRPVGTLKVSMGTVFGNRYVVPLLAEFMRRFPDISPDWHFDNRQVDLIGQGFDAAIGGGFELPQGVVARKLSPAHRVLVASPDYLARRLPVHAPEDLSRCLGILIRSPQTGRVRTWQLTGPDREQRPLVLKPRMTMSDSEAACCASAQGLGIALVSMPMAVPFLDSGAVVRVLPDWYVDDGNISLYYAEHKLLPGKTRVFVDFIIEQFAEQQLGRRFSAI